From Branchiostoma floridae strain S238N-H82 chromosome 5, Bfl_VNyyK, whole genome shotgun sequence:
AGAATGATTAGTCTCCAGTGAATGCAGGATTCCATGTATAGTCTAAAATATTTCACTCCCAAGTCAACAAATGTTTCAGTTACCCTGACTCTGCCTGTCACAAATTCCTGATAAAGTACACATCACACAGTCAACAAGCTTTGCCCATATTATTAAGTTtttcaccaccaaaaggttgaGTACTGTTGTCTGAGACTTGAGCCTATTATTCACACAAAAATCTACCCTTCACATTGGATGGCGCACGAGAACTTGCAGACATTAACTAGTAGGGTCTCTAAAAATTGTGCAATGATGAGAGATCACTGGGAAAATTACTGCCAAAAATTTTGTTAAGAGCTGGCAGACATGTACGTGTACACTTTGGTCGATTGATTCCCTGCGCTATGGCGGCATAATAGACATCCATGTGCCTGTTTCTGCAGCATCTTGCTTCTTCCTGAGGGAGACCCAGTTGGATCAGGTCCCTACATCCACAGACACAAGTGAAAATCAGAGCTTGTTGGAGTCTGATGAAGACAGCGGGATTGATGCACAGAATGGGGAGGAAGAAGACTTAGAGAGTGAACATGTGAGTATGAAATCCAGTAAATGTAGTATGATACTGCCCCTGGGGTATCATTTTGTAAAACTACAGTGCTGTTTTTGTATGCAAGTGGATGCATCTTTTGGTGTTCCTTTGGATGTTCATATGACAAATAAAGACATTGTGCCATTATGAAAAATGATGTCTGTCAGGTTggatacaaacaaaaatacttaAAAAGATTGTAATTTTCCACCACTTTGTTTTCCCAGTGGGATGACACCATAAGCAGGCAGGGACCAGCAGAAGACCAGTCCAGTCTCTGGTGCTGTCGGCCATGCTGCAAAAAAATCTGTCGGCCACAAACACGACAAGGTCTGACTGTGCTGATCAGATGATAGAATTATACCTCATAAATATTCCGTTTTGTTCTTTATGATGTGGTGACTAGATGTTCATATTGCAAGCTTGCAAAGAGAGGATGCAAGAATGAATCATTAATATTTGAAATACAGACTCTAGGATATATTCTCAGTTATAATGGCTTGAAAGTTGGAATATCATTAActaattttcatatcatcttTTGATAACGCCTGTCGTATGACTTGTAGTTGTGTAATCTTAAAGATGTCCATTGTTCTCTTTTCAGGAAGTAATAAGAGTGTTCCAATACGTAAGCTGCTAAGGGACAGGAGAATTCTACTGTCCTGTGTTCTGTATGGCCTTTTGGGGTTCTCTGCAATACTCACCAATGAGGTAAGTTTTaagtattgtgtgtgtgtttgaatagTAGATTTGTGTGCCTTGGACATGTGACATAATGTTGCAAGTAACTGGACagtgtgatttagatgaacagAATACACAAAGTTCATCCTACCCTACATTTTACACATCTAATCTTTCCTCGCACATGTACAGCTGCTGCCGCTGCTGCTAGTGTCCAGTCACAAACATGGTGGATACAACTTTGACACTTCAGAGATATCTCTGGTGCTGACAGGGTCGTCCATTTTCCAAATTCTCAGCCAGGTATGTTAGTTAGGTTATTGTCTGGGTCAAATTTAGCCAGTTTGAAAAATGCCAGTGTTGGCATGCATTGAGAGTTTATGACAGCAGACTATGCCCTCAAGACATGCAGCATTTTATACTGCTGCCATTCATAGTCCCGAAAGGTCAagtttgtaaatgttttttgtcaaaaaatataAGTCCAGCACTTTTCTCAATAAGGTAATAGATTGTGTTTATTTGTCATTCTTATCATAAcatcaaacattgttttctcTCCAGATCGTTGTCTTCCCCAACTTGGCCCGGAAATATTCTTACAAGACCCTGTTCCGAGCTGCAATCTTCATGTTCATGATTGGAACAGTGTGTACGCCCTTTATGAACCAAATGACTGGTCCAATTCCTGAACGTGATGGAGAAATTATAATAGAAAATGCCACGGAGATACTCCCACATTACAGTGCGACACCATCAAACGTGCCCTCATCTCAACAGCCTGGACCCAGTGTTTTGAGATATTCTGCAAGGGAGACAGCATTCAACACTATAAAAAGCAATAATGACAGCAACATTGGAAAGTGCAGACTAGATGACAAAGGTGGAAAGACCCATGTTGCTATATCTGACGTGCCTATAAAGGTCTGGGCTGTTGTGGTGTTTACCACTGCGTTTGGTATTGTTGGGAGGTAAGTTTGTTAAACATTTTGTGGAGTACTGTTAAGTGTTGAATTTTTCACTTAGGTTTGCAGCCCTTTgtcacagatacatgtaagttttaaaTTTCAATGTCTCAATCATTGTAGTTTCTGTATTACTGTTGAAAGATACAACAATTACCTACTAATGTTAAATGCAGATGTGAATATTATATAGCATTATATCATTGCCGATGTCCACAGGGTCTCAAGTTTCACTGCTATTATGGTGATGGTGGGAAACTCTGCAATGGTAAGcaaattttcataaatttttaATTGTTATGTGATGTTACATGAATATATGTTGTCGTCATTCCTCCCGTCATGCCTTCAGTTatgaaagtcatttttacatAGAGAGAAGGGGAGGTATGATTACTTATAGAAGCAATGTTTGAACTATTTTCAGCCCTACTTCCGAGGCACAGTCAATGGTATCTCTCAGTCCTTCGTGGCTCTTGCACGTCTACTGGGACCAATCGTAGGAGGAAACCTCTTTGCTTGGACTACTGAGAATGGTAAGGCCTGATGAGTCTATACCTGCATTTCATGACAATCAATTCTTCACCAGGCACTGTTTATCAATACTTGTGTTTGTTTAGTATTCATGTTAAGAGTATTAGCACTAACTCTTACACTATCTGACAACCCCAATGTTTCCCTTTCTAGAAATCATATACAACTTGGTAAAAGAATACTGCTTCACCTCTGTTGAGGATGACAAAAGATGAATTAAGCTTAATGTATCTTTGTTTAATATTGTCTTTATCAAGGTCTGCCCTGGCCATTGAACTTCCACCTGGTCTTTTACCTGGCAGTGTTGATAGACGTCATCATCCTGTGTCTGACCCTGCTACTCCCCGATTCCATCAACAAACCAAGAGTGGAGGACATCAGAGAGGATGAGGATGAGAACCTTACAGATGACGAATCAGTCTTGTACAGCTCTGACGAAAATGAGCAAAGCTGCAGTAGTAGGAGAACTGCAGTCATTGCGTAGTTCTCCTCCATTCTTTGCAATATATCATAGGAGTATTGTCTATCCTATGCAAATATGCTTCATAGTGCATTATTGGTCATCAGCTTGACATTTGCCTTTTGATCCAGATGTATCAGATGAAATTAAACTTAAGGACACTGAAGTAGCAGTTTGGCTGCTACTTTTCTATTGGTGATGGAGTTAAGCTGTAGGGAGAAGGTTAAAAAAGACAGTTTTTGAGATGATGTCAGAGATACTGACCTTCAGAGAGATGAAGGGCAATGCAAGAGATATGGAGAAGACAGAATGCATCTAATATgcatttacatattgtacatatgaTAGTATGCAATATTTATTATCCAAcatggttgtacatgtatactgatgTCTGACTTGTTGTCAGGTCTTGCACCATGTATGGCTACTGTCTATTGCTACTATAGAATTTATTTTGAAAGGTATCTTAAAACCAGAatgtatatgactgtatgttaTTGATATTCTAACCCCTAGAATTTGTCAACATTCATGTATGTGTATTCAGaaaaagcagggctcgaaattcatttttgggattaggtgcactggtgcacccagcttaaaaaattgggtgcaccaaaaaaattttgggtgcaccacttaaattaaagtaataacctaataataaaacttagttacaagctatcaacttcttaaacaagtaccatgacagacatttttattatctttctatctttgatgtcaagaatatgatgtatactagtatactttgatatctttacatacataaacctaagaaaatatttgggtgcaccctgtgcacccacagaaaataattgggtgcacagatccaattttgggtgcacatgcaccctgagtatttcgagccctgaaaagTAATGCCATAGCTGATCATGTGGCTTGAATTGTTGTGACAATCTACTTGACAATTGTGGATTTGTCAAGCAGGTCATTGCAATATGATATAATGcataatgaaatgtttgcaCATTCAGCATTGCCACATACCAGCCATTTAAAGCTCAGGTACTGTagaagtatataacgttaagcCTGTGTTGCATCATGGTTATTACAACATAGAATATATTACTCCCAGTCAACTTTTAGGGGAGTAGAGTTCTATCCATGCTGCTAGGAGCTATACACTGTGTAAATTTCACATCAATTAGGCAAATGAGGTCATTATTTCCTTGATTATAAATCAATTTTGATTAAACATGACCCGAATGAGCCTGTGGCATACTGGTCATATTTTGTCTTGTATTGTTCATAGCTCGagcatttatttgatttaaGGTTAGATAAAGTGTTCAACATCCGGCCCATCCAGCCCATTTTGACAATCTCTGGATCATGACATACTTGGGTCATACCTGGTGTGGTTCCCCCTAACAAAAACAGGATTGTAGGCAGCCTCACAGCGACACCTATCATGTCTGGTCAGTACTGCAGCTGGTGAcatacattcaagttttaactTTATTTGCCTTTTCTTGCAATCCCCATCTTCCCAGACATTCTGTGCTTCTACATTTACACGCGAATGCAAATCTCAGAACCCACGCATGTCAGAAAAGTGGGATTTTTCGCCTTCCATCGTTAAAAGAAAAGTCAATCAGGCAACAGTGGAAGGCGTAAAATTGGCTCAAAATGTCAAGTTAGCTTTTGAATATCAATACGTTATATTGCTCTTCATTGCCTTTTCATCAATTTGTCTTTGGGCAAGAAACACAAGGAGGTCGCTATGTACGTCGCGTTAGTGGGTCGACTTCCCGCACGTTAGTGCCCCCAACGTTACTTGCAAAGTTATGGTTGCCCAATCAATTAGCTTAAGTTCCACGGATCAAAAGCGTCCTCTATTAACCACTGTCAGTGCTGCAGCCTTAGTCACAAGTCACACAACAGGTGACAGGAACTGTTTGGTTTGGCCTGTAGAGTACGGAtcgtagcaaaactcccctggcaaattattctgcCTATCGGCCAGGGTATataagtctggtagagacttttCTTATTAGACGGACAGAGGCCGGTGCTGACTGCAGCCAGGGCCATATCGGTTGAGACCCAAGATGCGCATTTTAGCATTGCTGAGCAtgaaggagggtctgcatgcgtTTTTTTCGTGGCGCGTTGCGTTGCGAGCTACTTCAATTCGCCATAAATTGCAGCCCGCCCTCTCTAAATCACCCTTGAACGTCGTTAGATCATTCGTCAGTGAAGCGCCGGTATAAGTCGCTAGCTGTAATTCTACCTATCACGTTATGTATGTAAATTTTATCATTCTGAACTCCGTTTTTAAGTAAGAAGCGTAAGTATATAAGCTTAACAACGAGATGGTAACGTTAACTAACGCCACAATATTTTGCTACCTTGtcataagttgtttttttaccacTGAGTATTATACCATAATAATCAATATGCCACACCCAAATCTAGCTTTACGTtgtgcatacacatgtatatgaattCGCGTTACCAATTAACCGTTGAGCGTTGGCCGTTTCTGCCCCGTTCTTGCTTTAGTATTTGTAATTTTAGAGCATGAGCGCTTAACTCAGATTCTAATGGCCTCAGTGAGGTTCAAGAGCCACCATTCAAAAGGGTAAAGTTACAGAGACTAGGACATTTCTTGATCGGAATCATACATTACGTTTGACGATATTTTGGAGCTTAATGGCCATTTAAAGATCGAAGGTGAATCACAACCACACCGGGCAAGATCGCACTGTCGTTACCATTTTCAACGAGGCTGATGGTCCTCCGTGATCATCCCAGATCTAGGCCTAGAG
This genomic window contains:
- the LOC118415237 gene encoding probable peptide/nitrate transporter At3g43790 isoform X1 — encoded protein: MNPLFEHLLCRGDHRTARPVMPSFPLKQLSVVGGILFTHHFGASVIFPFLPFLTHDFFPYLKSNQIGYYAGFLASAYFTGSFFGSFMWGRLSDFLGRRPILLCGIVGSMLSSMLFGFSMSFGWAVAARLLWGFLDGNLGVSKTYLFEATDVVYHPFTFSLVGASSGLGRLVGPIAGGFLSCPAVRIPGFDVFFFRKFPYLLPCLVAVCLAIINLLASCFFLRETQLDQVPTSTDTSENQSLLESDEDSGIDAQNGEEEDLESEHWDDTISRQGPAEDQSSLWCCRPCCKKICRPQTRQGSNKSVPIRKLLRDRRILLSCVLYGLLGFSAILTNELLPLLLVSSHKHGGYNFDTSEISLVLTGSSIFQILSQIVVFPNLARKYSYKTLFRAAIFMFMIGTVCTPFMNQMTGPIPERDGEIIIENATEILPHYSATPSNVPSSQQPGPSVLRYSARETAFNTIKSNNDSNIGKCRLDDKGGKTHVAISDVPIKVWAVVVFTTAFGIVGRVSSFTAIMVMVGNSAMPYFRGTVNGISQSFVALARLLGPIVGGNLFAWTTENGLPWPLNFHLVFYLAVLIDVIILCLTLLLPDSINKPRVEDIREDEDENLTDDESVLYSSDENEQSCSSRRTAVIA
- the LOC118415237 gene encoding probable peptide/nitrate transporter At3g43790 isoform X4 is translated as MWGRLSDFLGRRPILLCGIVGSMLSSMLFGFSMSFGWAVAARLLWGFLDGNLGVSKTYLFEATDVVYHPFTFSLVGASSGLGRLVGPIAGGFLSCPAVRIPGFDVFFFRKFPYLLPCLVAVCLAIINLLASCFFLRETQLDQVPTSTDTSENQSLLESDEDSGIDAQNGEEEDLESEHWDDTISRQGPAEDQSSLWCCRPCCKKICRPQTRQGSNKSVPIRKLLRDRRILLSCVLYGLLGFSAILTNELLPLLLVSSHKHGGYNFDTSEISLVLTGSSIFQILSQIVVFPNLARKYSYKTLFRAAIFMFMIGTVCTPFMNQMTGPIPERDGEIIIENATEILPHYSATPSNVPSSQQPGPSVLRYSARETAFNTIKSNNDSNIGKCRLDDKGGKTHVAISDVPIKVWAVVVFTTAFGIVGRVSSFTAIMVMVGNSAMPYFRGTVNGISQSFVALARLLGPIVGGNLFAWTTENGLPWPLNFHLVFYLAVLIDVIILCLTLLLPDSINKPRVEDIREDEDENLTDDESVLYSSDENEQSCSSRRTAVIA
- the LOC118415237 gene encoding major facilitator superfamily multidrug transporter mfsB-like isoform X5 — encoded protein: MLSSMLFGFSMSFGWAVAARLLWGFLDGNLGVSKTYLFEATDVVYHPFTFSLVGASSGLGRLVGPIAGGFLSCPAVRIPGFDVFFFRKFPYLLPCLVAVCLAIINLLASCFFLRETQLDQVPTSTDTSENQSLLESDEDSGIDAQNGEEEDLESEHWDDTISRQGPAEDQSSLWCCRPCCKKICRPQTRQGSNKSVPIRKLLRDRRILLSCVLYGLLGFSAILTNELLPLLLVSSHKHGGYNFDTSEISLVLTGSSIFQILSQIVVFPNLARKYSYKTLFRAAIFMFMIGTVCTPFMNQMTGPIPERDGEIIIENATEILPHYSATPSNVPSSQQPGPSVLRYSARETAFNTIKSNNDSNIGKCRLDDKGGKTHVAISDVPIKVWAVVVFTTAFGIVGRVSSFTAIMVMVGNSAMPYFRGTVNGISQSFVALARLLGPIVGGNLFAWTTENGLPWPLNFHLVFYLAVLIDVIILCLTLLLPDSINKPRVEDIREDEDENLTDDESVLYSSDENEQSCSSRRTAVIA
- the LOC118415237 gene encoding probable peptide/nitrate transporter At3g43790 isoform X3 — protein: MPSFPLKQLSVVGGILFSYHFASSVISPFIPFLTHDFFPYLKSNQIGYYAGFLASAYFTGSFFGSFMWGRLSDFLGRRPILLCGIVGSMLSSMLFGFSMSFGWAVAARLLWGFLDGNLGVSKTYLFEATDVVYHPFTFSLVGASSGLGRLVGPIAGGFLSCPAVRIPGFDVFFFRKFPYLLPCLVAVCLAIINLLASCFFLRETQLDQVPTSTDTSENQSLLESDEDSGIDAQNGEEEDLESEHWDDTISRQGPAEDQSSLWCCRPCCKKICRPQTRQGSNKSVPIRKLLRDRRILLSCVLYGLLGFSAILTNELLPLLLVSSHKHGGYNFDTSEISLVLTGSSIFQILSQIVVFPNLARKYSYKTLFRAAIFMFMIGTVCTPFMNQMTGPIPERDGEIIIENATEILPHYSATPSNVPSSQQPGPSVLRYSARETAFNTIKSNNDSNIGKCRLDDKGGKTHVAISDVPIKVWAVVVFTTAFGIVGRVSSFTAIMVMVGNSAMPYFRGTVNGISQSFVALARLLGPIVGGNLFAWTTENGLPWPLNFHLVFYLAVLIDVIILCLTLLLPDSINKPRVEDIREDEDENLTDDESVLYSSDENEQSCSSRRTAVIA
- the LOC118415237 gene encoding probable peptide/nitrate transporter At3g43790 isoform X2 produces the protein MNPLFEHLLCRGDHRTARPVMPSFPLKQLSVVGGILFTHHFGASVIFPFLPFLTHDFFPYLKSNQIGYYAGFLASAYFTGSFFGSFMWGRLSDFLGRRPILLCGIVGSMLSSMLFGFSMSFGWAVAARLLWGFLDGNLGVSKTYLFEATDVVYHPFTFSLVGASSGLGRLVGPIAGGFLSCPAVRIPGFDVFFFRKFPYLLPCLVAVCLAIINLLASCFFLRETQLDQVPTSTDTSENQSLLESDEDSGIDAQNGEEEDLESEHWDDTISRQGPAEDQSSLWCCRPCCKKICRPQTRQGSNKSVPIRKLLRDRRILLSCVLYGLLGFSAILTNELLPLLLVSSHKHGGYNFDTSEISLVLTGSSIFQILSQIVVFPNLARKYSYKTLFRAAIFMFMIGTVCTPFMNQMTGPIPERDGEIIIENATEILPHYSATPSNVPSSQQPGPSVLRYSARETAFNTIKSNNDSNIGKCRLDDKGGKTHVAISDVPIKVWAVVVFTTAFGIVGRVSSFTAIMVMVGNSAMPYFRGTVNGISQSFVALARLLGPIVGGNLFAWTTENVLIDVIILCLTLLLPDSINKPRVEDIREDEDENLTDDESVLYSSDENEQSCSSRRTAVIA
- the LOC118415237 gene encoding uncharacterized protein LOC118415237 isoform X6 yields the protein MSFGWAVAARLLWGFLDGNLGVSKTYLFEATDVVYHPFTFSLVGASSGLGRLVGPIAGGFLSCPAVRIPGFDVFFFRKFPYLLPCLVAVCLAIINLLASCFFLRETQLDQVPTSTDTSENQSLLESDEDSGIDAQNGEEEDLESEHWDDTISRQGPAEDQSSLWCCRPCCKKICRPQTRQGSNKSVPIRKLLRDRRILLSCVLYGLLGFSAILTNELLPLLLVSSHKHGGYNFDTSEISLVLTGSSIFQILSQIVVFPNLARKYSYKTLFRAAIFMFMIGTVCTPFMNQMTGPIPERDGEIIIENATEILPHYSATPSNVPSSQQPGPSVLRYSARETAFNTIKSNNDSNIGKCRLDDKGGKTHVAISDVPIKVWAVVVFTTAFGIVGRVSSFTAIMVMVGNSAMPYFRGTVNGISQSFVALARLLGPIVGGNLFAWTTENGLPWPLNFHLVFYLAVLIDVIILCLTLLLPDSINKPRVEDIREDEDENLTDDESVLYSSDENEQSCSSRRTAVIA